Proteins encoded by one window of Candidatus Sumerlaea chitinivorans:
- a CDS encoding putative TRANSMEMBRANE PROTEIN, producing MKVVLPSRMEKKFLLFGARGSQPSLPWWGCPHAIKPIRQMKEMSGPHPKEPTDLVVPLNHGTTLRAFRQMCIPWTVAFFLAAMLLVRTALLVARYHVNVPYLDQWWLLPVILRDREAGSLPWGYLWHQNAEHRLFFPKLIMVWLARYSGWNLRWELVANFVIAGLTTILMSCEFWSRQRELGQKLWPWFLPIASASIFTLAAYENWIWSWQLPYFLVVLCSVISTGCIARTYLSPLLLVAGATAAAIATFSFATGAAVWFASAITMLCLPMPSEQKRRLLLLWILCASACFSGYLIGYEFLRWNDPVAAVFSLGHFLGYICTYLGAALVPTHWVYPAAVLGLAYLVLGTAIILHIGRKRNVAQAYAPFLGWWAFSVGAAFLTAVGRSNVHDWTQAMTPRYITYSLVGWIGLFAMGVIGVLSSELRRGTSRASAIVLAIFVVDILGMSLYGERGLVGMSQQMRDGAMELQELKDLGKLRKIYAEPVQLRDEFGPQLKAHRLCLFKESPRDTTSSTVREPIRLPLR from the coding sequence ATGAAAGTCGTTCTGCCGTCACGTATGGAAAAGAAGTTTCTTTTATTCGGAGCGAGGGGTAGTCAGCCGTCGCTTCCTTGGTGGGGATGTCCTCACGCTATCAAGCCGATTCGACAAATGAAGGAAATGTCTGGACCACATCCGAAAGAACCAACCGATCTCGTAGTGCCTCTCAACCATGGGACGACGCTACGGGCGTTTCGTCAGATGTGCATTCCTTGGACAGTAGCCTTTTTCCTTGCTGCCATGCTGCTGGTTCGTACGGCACTCTTGGTGGCTCGCTACCATGTCAATGTTCCGTATCTCGACCAATGGTGGCTGTTGCCGGTGATCCTTCGCGATCGCGAAGCAGGGAGCCTTCCTTGGGGCTATCTCTGGCATCAAAATGCCGAGCATCGGTTGTTTTTTCCGAAATTAATCATGGTCTGGCTTGCCCGCTATTCGGGGTGGAATTTGCGTTGGGAGTTGGTCGCGAATTTTGTGATCGCCGGACTAACCACAATCCTGATGTCGTGCGAGTTCTGGAGCAGGCAGCGCGAACTGGGCCAGAAGCTCTGGCCTTGGTTTCTACCCATCGCTTCCGCATCCATTTTCACTCTTGCAGCGTACGAAAACTGGATCTGGTCTTGGCAGTTGCCCTATTTTCTGGTGGTTTTGTGCTCAGTGATCTCCACCGGTTGCATCGCCCGCACTTATCTATCGCCTCTGCTCTTGGTTGCCGGAGCGACGGCGGCGGCAATCGCAACGTTTTCGTTCGCTACGGGAGCCGCGGTGTGGTTTGCATCAGCAATCACCATGCTGTGCCTGCCCATGCCGTCTGAGCAGAAGCGTCGCTTGCTCCTACTCTGGATCCTTTGCGCAAGCGCTTGCTTTAGCGGGTATCTCATCGGCTACGAGTTTCTCCGATGGAATGATCCGGTCGCGGCGGTTTTTTCGCTCGGGCACTTCCTTGGTTACATCTGTACCTACCTTGGCGCGGCACTTGTTCCAACCCACTGGGTCTATCCCGCCGCAGTTCTCGGTTTGGCTTATCTTGTGTTGGGGACAGCGATTATTCTTCACATTGGCCGCAAAAGGAATGTTGCCCAAGCTTACGCCCCCTTCCTTGGATGGTGGGCTTTCTCTGTTGGTGCTGCCTTTCTGACCGCGGTCGGGCGCTCCAATGTGCATGACTGGACCCAAGCGATGACCCCGCGCTACATTACGTACTCTTTGGTGGGTTGGATCGGCCTTTTCGCAATGGGTGTTATTGGGGTGCTTAGTAGTGAACTGCGACGGGGCACCTCGCGGGCCAGCGCCATCGTTCTGGCAATATTCGTGGTCGATATATTAGGAATGTCCTTGTACGGGGAGCGAGGCCTTGTCGGCATGAGCCAACAAATGAGGGATGGAGCGATGGAGCTTCAAGAGCTCAAAGATTTGGGGAAGCTCCGCAAGATCTACGCCGAGCCAGTCCAGCTCCGCGATGAGTTTGGCCCTCAACTCAAGGCACATCGGCTCTGCCTGTTCAAAGAATCCCCGCGGGATACCACGTCGTCTACCGTGCGGGAGCCTATTCGTCTTCCCTTACGGTAG
- a CDS encoding Ribosomal large subunit pseudouridine synthase D: MNESQQCGHSREDVEKQASPPAELDADVEEENLFSFEVAACDADERLDVYLAQKLPWLSRTQIQRLIAEGAVTHNQRKEVKPREKVRAGECITIFIPPPKPAKPKPQDIPLDIVYEDEDVLVINKPTGLAVHPGAGIPDGTLVNALLGRCASLSVIGGEARPGIVHRLDKDTSGLLIVAKNDYAHRTLSDDLAARRISRVYWAIVLRECEQATGVINAPIARHPMNRIKMAVVRNGGREAITFWRVVERFHRFTLVECRLATGRTHQIRVHMASIGHPILGDSIYGGDIATAKQLAKGLPPQLQPMLGLAKRQLLHARELEFVHPVTKQMLRFEAPLPQDFQQVLDSLRKYARD, translated from the coding sequence ATGAATGAATCGCAACAGTGCGGACACTCGCGGGAAGACGTCGAAAAACAAGCCTCTCCTCCGGCAGAACTTGACGCGGATGTGGAGGAAGAGAATCTTTTCTCATTCGAGGTAGCTGCGTGCGATGCCGACGAGCGGCTGGATGTTTACCTTGCCCAAAAACTTCCATGGCTTTCGCGCACACAGATTCAGCGCTTGATCGCAGAAGGAGCGGTGACCCACAACCAACGGAAAGAGGTAAAACCGCGGGAAAAAGTCCGAGCAGGTGAGTGCATTACCATTTTCATTCCACCCCCTAAGCCGGCTAAACCGAAGCCTCAGGACATCCCCCTCGACATTGTGTACGAAGATGAGGATGTGCTGGTGATCAACAAGCCTACAGGATTGGCTGTGCATCCGGGCGCAGGAATACCCGATGGGACGCTTGTGAATGCTCTGCTGGGGCGTTGCGCATCACTTTCTGTGATCGGCGGCGAAGCTCGTCCTGGGATCGTTCACCGTCTGGACAAAGACACAAGTGGGCTTTTGATTGTAGCGAAAAACGACTATGCCCACCGTACCCTTTCAGATGATCTTGCTGCGCGACGAATCTCACGTGTGTATTGGGCGATTGTGCTCCGCGAATGCGAACAGGCCACCGGTGTAATCAACGCCCCAATTGCCCGGCACCCCATGAATCGCATCAAGATGGCGGTCGTACGCAATGGAGGGCGCGAAGCAATCACCTTTTGGAGAGTCGTTGAGCGGTTTCACCGTTTTACGCTGGTTGAATGTAGATTAGCGACAGGGCGCACACATCAAATCCGCGTCCACATGGCAAGCATTGGGCACCCCATTCTTGGCGACTCGATTTATGGGGGAGATATCGCGACCGCCAAACAATTGGCTAAGGGCCTTCCCCCCCAGCTTCAACCGATGCTTGGGTTAGCCAAACGCCAACTCCTCCATGCTCGGGAATTGGAGTTCGTCCATCCGGTGACGAAGCAAATGCTCCGCTTTGAGGCACCCCTTCCGCAGGATTTTCAGCAAGTTCTTGACTCACTACGAAAATACGCGCGGGACTAA
- a CDS encoding Quinolinate synthetase: MSAVASPPQQELIEKIRELAKKKNAVILAHNYQIPEIQDLADHVGDSLGLSIEAAKTSADIIVFCGVHFMAETAKILSPQKKVLLPNLSAGCSLADSITPESLDEWIRKYPEHTVVTYVNSTADVKAMSYICCTSANAVSVVRSLPTNKILFTPDRNLGRWVAQQVPEKEVVIYDGCCPVHDVLRGANVRKVRELVPGAVLIAHPECREDIVAMADIVCSTSGMINAVAKFPNAKTFIIATENGILHQLRKRYPDKEFILADGCIGCRLNCPYMKAITLEDVLRSLEEEVFEVTVEPEISERARAAIERMLAVPRDN; the protein is encoded by the coding sequence ATGTCCGCCGTCGCTTCACCACCTCAACAAGAACTGATTGAGAAGATCCGTGAGTTGGCAAAGAAAAAGAATGCGGTGATTCTTGCCCACAATTATCAAATACCTGAAATTCAGGACCTCGCGGATCACGTCGGGGATTCCCTCGGGCTTTCGATCGAGGCCGCCAAAACTTCAGCCGACATCATTGTGTTCTGCGGTGTCCATTTTATGGCTGAAACCGCCAAGATCCTGTCGCCACAAAAGAAAGTCTTGCTCCCTAATCTGTCTGCGGGGTGCTCGCTTGCCGACTCAATCACGCCTGAAAGTCTGGATGAATGGATCCGTAAGTATCCCGAGCATACGGTGGTGACCTATGTGAATTCCACTGCGGACGTCAAAGCGATGAGCTACATTTGCTGCACGTCGGCGAACGCGGTCTCGGTGGTTCGAAGCCTGCCCACGAACAAGATCCTTTTCACGCCTGACCGTAACTTGGGGCGTTGGGTCGCTCAGCAGGTTCCCGAGAAAGAAGTGGTGATTTATGATGGGTGCTGCCCGGTCCACGATGTGCTGCGGGGGGCAAATGTTCGAAAAGTCCGCGAACTCGTTCCAGGCGCCGTATTAATCGCCCATCCTGAATGCCGTGAAGACATTGTCGCCATGGCAGACATCGTTTGCTCGACCTCGGGCATGATAAATGCAGTCGCGAAATTTCCGAATGCGAAAACGTTCATCATCGCGACAGAGAATGGAATTCTCCATCAGCTTCGCAAACGCTACCCAGACAAAGAATTCATCCTCGCGGACGGTTGCATTGGGTGTCGCTTGAATTGCCCATATATGAAGGCAATCACGCTCGAAGACGTGCTCCGGTCGTTGGAGGAAGAGGTCTTTGAGGTCACCGTTGAGCCTGAAATCAGCGAACGGGCGCGAGCAGCGATCGAAAGAATGCTGGCAGTGCCCAGAGACAACTGA
- a CDS encoding PDZ domain protein: MIVAGLALLGAFFWFSSEDPGGAGETFIRRLKSTFSRKGTESSFRSKDEQGPVKSAQRADEAFTSGPRASDRRPTPTFQSVRVVGILRNELRQPVAGAKVRLRLPGTVEVTSQVSSGDDGHFELQDVQPDTYDILIQHPEYASLIRPAYTITGMQSVVRMDFVLPMAARIQGKVLDEEGVPIAGAAVAARRQRLEQLPSGGNVFLDDSTYQTAETNTSGSFVLRGIGLGRNVLEVRRRGYEFATQPLDVTSTAGLTNLTVTLKRTGTIRGVVLSELDSPVCSATVRLLSYKPLGEASQALPQDKWSTTTTARGEFAFHRLYTEGFYDLLVEHPDYAPAVYPLVAVGTERQLCRLERGGSISGRAEFIDRPTTPASVLIVAQTVTKGTTVTRATKSDGSGVFVFDRLPYGKYELTVDSEHYACEPLKDIPCNRDAPTRDVVVEVFERCRVRGRVLNAESDSPIADAKVSLESVYGFSRERKRRRTVMTNARGEFEFQTVPAGLHLAEAEARGFVRMAGGQSVQRFSLLPAERKEDLVLRLGHGGTVEGFVLDFMGRPVEGADVQLYHAATTGIRINVSNLKTKTDASGYFKIWGIEVGEQLQLYASAQKAGLAKAHSDLIQLSPEKPFATTQVVLPLGGSVTGKVLDPKNLPIAGAEVRFRSKEFPKDPSGSEIKVYTAADGSYLVEHCTPGRAEIEASKSGYVSEGRGLTITDGKRLENINIRLTPGLRISGRVITLEGKPIAGARVRAEPHKYVRGRDETLTNKNGDFTLTNLGSGLFDVRTNFTLKTPDGEQGYEFFVRDVKAGTQGLEIECDVNNSAVGSVEDEDKKPVNNFRLTLRSRTDMRPAQDFVFNFDRSLTDARGFFRILNIPRGLYTLTVIADGYEVYSKEDLVIGPSRRTIIPKIRLRAAGGVVGQVYSAASNRPVNDASVALVNPALPEEDAKRNAIRAHTDYSGFFRINTAAAGSYVLEISHPNYVPTTLQNVVVSRNRATDLGKIYLEAGGVVQGVVFDDQRYGINWAEVRVSGVSPKKETHTDSSGNYVLLGVRPGRWPLVVETSMNGRKIYAYRTIEVRPGETTREDFYLETSANVVGSIAALDAVVRSGNVHFHPFNEFSTVIEDIRYDASVSQQGFRIRSIPPGSYFLWVKGTTTVAPFTFWQTLFLERGDNPVRIELPAGAVAGRGFDRSGSPVSGAHLQLYPIIDSFGIPRSVYNSLVRSTVTQAEGHYLFPYLQAGRYQLLYYDPAGAGSGQWVAMPPFWLGANQVLGGVTFAIGQ, from the coding sequence GTGATTGTTGCTGGCCTTGCCCTCCTTGGTGCATTTTTTTGGTTTTCCAGTGAGGACCCCGGCGGCGCTGGCGAGACGTTCATCCGTCGTCTAAAAAGTACTTTCTCTCGGAAGGGCACTGAGAGTTCGTTCCGTTCCAAAGACGAGCAAGGCCCCGTCAAATCCGCACAACGTGCCGATGAAGCTTTCACGAGCGGACCTCGTGCAAGCGATCGCAGACCTACCCCGACTTTTCAGTCAGTCCGAGTCGTGGGAATCCTGCGAAACGAGTTGCGCCAACCGGTTGCCGGAGCAAAAGTGCGCTTGCGGCTACCCGGCACCGTCGAAGTGACCTCACAGGTGAGTTCGGGTGACGATGGCCATTTCGAGCTTCAGGACGTTCAACCCGATACATACGACATACTCATCCAGCATCCAGAATACGCGTCGTTGATCCGCCCTGCCTACACGATTACCGGCATGCAGTCCGTCGTCCGGATGGATTTCGTCCTGCCAATGGCTGCCCGTATTCAGGGCAAAGTGCTGGACGAAGAGGGGGTACCGATTGCTGGAGCCGCAGTCGCAGCAAGGCGACAACGCCTTGAGCAACTGCCCAGTGGTGGGAACGTTTTCCTCGACGATTCAACCTACCAAACTGCGGAGACGAACACAAGCGGGTCCTTCGTTTTACGAGGGATTGGACTCGGCCGCAACGTACTTGAAGTGCGACGCCGAGGTTATGAGTTCGCGACTCAGCCTCTGGACGTAACGTCAACGGCCGGGCTGACCAATCTCACCGTCACACTCAAGCGCACTGGGACAATTCGCGGAGTCGTTCTTAGCGAACTGGACTCACCGGTGTGCTCTGCAACCGTACGCCTCCTCAGCTATAAACCATTAGGCGAGGCCTCGCAGGCTTTGCCACAGGATAAGTGGAGCACCACAACTACCGCGAGAGGTGAGTTCGCTTTTCATCGTCTCTACACGGAAGGTTTTTACGACCTGCTCGTTGAGCATCCCGACTATGCCCCGGCGGTCTATCCTTTGGTTGCCGTGGGAACAGAACGTCAGCTTTGTCGGCTGGAACGAGGAGGATCCATTTCCGGGCGTGCGGAATTCATCGACCGTCCCACAACCCCGGCAAGTGTGCTGATCGTAGCTCAAACAGTTACGAAGGGCACGACAGTAACGCGAGCAACGAAATCCGACGGTTCGGGAGTATTTGTGTTCGATCGTCTTCCCTACGGAAAATACGAATTGACCGTTGATTCGGAGCATTACGCTTGCGAACCACTGAAAGATATTCCCTGCAACCGCGACGCTCCCACGCGCGATGTCGTCGTCGAGGTATTCGAACGGTGTCGCGTTAGAGGTCGCGTTCTCAATGCAGAGTCTGACTCTCCCATTGCGGATGCTAAGGTGTCGCTTGAATCCGTCTATGGATTTTCCCGCGAGCGAAAGCGGCGAAGGACGGTAATGACCAATGCGCGAGGGGAATTTGAATTTCAAACGGTTCCGGCCGGTCTTCATCTTGCCGAGGCGGAAGCTCGCGGATTCGTACGCATGGCTGGTGGACAGTCGGTCCAGAGATTCAGTTTGTTGCCAGCCGAACGCAAAGAAGATCTTGTGCTCCGACTCGGGCATGGGGGGACGGTTGAGGGCTTCGTCCTCGATTTTATGGGGCGTCCAGTCGAGGGAGCAGACGTCCAACTTTACCACGCGGCAACAACCGGTATCCGCATCAACGTCTCAAATCTAAAAACAAAAACGGACGCATCCGGCTACTTCAAGATTTGGGGAATCGAAGTCGGGGAACAATTGCAGCTCTACGCCAGCGCGCAAAAAGCGGGGCTCGCAAAAGCCCACAGCGATCTGATTCAACTGAGCCCAGAAAAACCGTTCGCAACCACCCAGGTTGTTTTGCCTTTGGGCGGTTCAGTAACCGGTAAGGTTTTGGATCCGAAGAACTTACCAATTGCTGGCGCGGAAGTGCGATTCCGCAGCAAGGAGTTCCCCAAAGACCCCTCTGGATCCGAAATTAAAGTCTACACTGCTGCCGACGGCAGTTACCTTGTGGAGCATTGTACGCCGGGGCGTGCTGAGATCGAAGCGTCGAAGTCCGGCTACGTTTCGGAGGGGCGCGGGCTCACGATTACAGATGGGAAAAGGCTTGAGAACATTAACATTCGTCTCACACCGGGACTACGGATCTCAGGTCGAGTGATAACCCTTGAAGGCAAACCGATTGCAGGGGCGCGAGTGCGGGCCGAGCCACACAAATACGTCCGGGGACGAGACGAAACCCTCACGAACAAGAACGGGGATTTCACACTCACGAATTTGGGCAGTGGTCTCTTTGACGTTCGGACGAACTTCACGCTCAAAACGCCTGATGGCGAGCAAGGTTATGAATTCTTTGTACGCGACGTGAAAGCCGGCACGCAGGGCCTTGAGATAGAATGCGACGTCAACAACAGCGCTGTCGGCAGCGTGGAAGACGAGGACAAAAAGCCCGTAAATAATTTTCGCCTGACCCTGCGTTCGCGAACCGACATGCGGCCGGCGCAGGACTTTGTTTTTAATTTTGATCGAAGCCTAACGGATGCGCGCGGCTTCTTTCGCATCCTTAACATCCCACGTGGTCTCTACACGCTTACTGTGATTGCGGACGGCTATGAAGTCTACTCCAAGGAAGATCTGGTCATCGGCCCTTCGCGTAGAACGATTATTCCTAAAATTCGGCTTCGGGCTGCAGGTGGTGTGGTTGGGCAAGTGTACTCGGCAGCGTCCAATCGTCCTGTCAACGATGCTTCCGTTGCTCTTGTGAATCCCGCATTGCCGGAGGAGGATGCAAAGCGCAACGCCATCCGGGCCCACACGGATTACTCCGGATTCTTCCGCATCAATACGGCAGCAGCTGGCTCATACGTATTGGAGATCAGCCATCCAAACTACGTACCCACCACCTTACAAAATGTGGTCGTCTCACGAAATCGTGCCACAGATCTTGGGAAGATTTATCTCGAAGCAGGCGGCGTGGTGCAGGGGGTCGTTTTCGACGATCAGCGCTATGGGATCAACTGGGCCGAAGTGCGAGTCAGCGGCGTCTCGCCTAAGAAGGAAACCCATACTGACTCCAGTGGCAACTACGTGCTCCTTGGCGTTCGGCCGGGCCGCTGGCCTCTTGTGGTCGAAACAAGTATGAACGGCCGTAAGATCTACGCCTACCGGACCATTGAAGTGCGACCGGGGGAAACTACGCGCGAGGATTTCTATCTCGAAACGAGTGCGAACGTCGTTGGGTCAATCGCCGCACTCGACGCTGTCGTTCGAAGCGGTAATGTACATTTCCATCCGTTCAACGAGTTCTCGACCGTAATAGAGGACATACGGTATGACGCTTCGGTTTCCCAGCAAGGATTTCGTATTCGTTCGATACCGCCCGGTTCCTATTTCTTGTGGGTAAAAGGGACTACGACCGTTGCTCCGTTCACTTTCTGGCAAACACTTTTCCTCGAACGCGGTGACAATCCCGTACGGATTGAATTGCCGGCGGGAGCAGTTGCCGGGCGTGGTTTTGATCGTTCTGGCAGTCCAGTAAGTGGAGCTCACCTTCAGCTCTACCCCATCATAGATTCGTTTGGAATCCCCCGCTCTGTTTACAATTCACTTGTGCGTTCGACGGTCACTCAAGCCGAGGGGCATTATCTATTCCCCTATCTCCAAGCCGGCCGCTACCAATTGCTCTATTACGACCCAGCCGGAGCAGGTTCCGGTCAGTGGGTTGCGATGCCACCGTTCTGGCTGGGCGCAAATCAGGTGCTCGGCGGGGTGACCTTCGCCATCGGACAATAA
- a CDS encoding Peptide chain release factor 1 yields the protein MEFLDITEKLQDVEHRFNEIERSLSDPTILADPEKLRQQSKLHNELGKIVAKYRECREIEARLADARSMVNDPDPDLAALARAELEELEPRRDALLRELQVMLLPKDPLDEKNIIVEIRAGTGGEEAALFAADLFRMYTKYAESRGWKVELLSSNVTGLNGFKEVIFSIEGEQVYSRMKFEAGTHRVQRVPETEAQGRIHTSAATVAVLPEAEEVDIEIRPEDLRIDVFRSGGPGGQSVNTTDSAVRVTHLPTGLVVSCQDEKSQHKNKAKALKVLRARLLEMERERQHQELAETRRKMVGSGDRSERIRTYNFPQNRVTDHRINLTLYSLDRVMEGELDPLIDALILEEQAEKLKSLA from the coding sequence ATGGAATTTCTGGACATTACCGAAAAGCTTCAGGACGTAGAGCATCGGTTTAATGAAATCGAGCGCTCATTGAGCGACCCTACCATTCTCGCTGATCCCGAGAAGCTTCGCCAGCAATCCAAGCTTCACAACGAGCTTGGGAAGATCGTGGCAAAGTACCGGGAATGCCGCGAGATCGAAGCTCGATTAGCGGACGCACGCTCGATGGTCAACGACCCTGATCCGGATTTGGCGGCTTTAGCCCGTGCCGAACTGGAGGAGCTCGAGCCACGTCGAGATGCTCTCTTACGGGAACTGCAGGTGATGTTGCTTCCCAAAGACCCTTTGGATGAAAAAAACATCATTGTGGAAATTCGGGCAGGTACGGGTGGCGAGGAGGCTGCACTGTTTGCTGCGGACCTCTTCCGCATGTACACAAAATACGCGGAGTCCCGAGGATGGAAGGTAGAGCTGCTTAGCTCAAACGTCACGGGCCTGAACGGCTTCAAAGAAGTCATCTTCTCGATCGAAGGAGAGCAGGTTTACAGCCGTATGAAATTTGAAGCGGGGACGCACCGCGTTCAGCGAGTCCCCGAGACAGAGGCCCAAGGGCGCATCCATACGAGCGCCGCAACCGTTGCCGTGCTGCCTGAGGCGGAGGAGGTGGACATCGAGATCCGGCCTGAGGACCTAAGGATCGACGTCTTCCGAAGTGGTGGCCCCGGTGGCCAAAGTGTCAACACCACTGACAGTGCGGTTCGCGTCACCCATTTGCCAACAGGTCTTGTCGTGTCGTGCCAAGACGAGAAATCGCAACACAAGAACAAGGCCAAGGCGTTGAAGGTTTTACGTGCGCGGCTCTTAGAAATGGAACGCGAGCGGCAGCACCAAGAGCTGGCCGAAACTCGGCGCAAGATGGTGGGTTCTGGAGACCGCAGCGAAAGAATCCGGACCTACAATTTTCCGCAGAATCGAGTTACAGACCACCGCATCAACCTTACCCTCTATTCTTTGGATCGAGTGATGGAGGGTGAGCTCGACCCTCTCATTGACGCCCTCATTCTGGAAGAGCAAGCGGAGAAGCTAAAGAGCCTCGCTTGA
- a CDS encoding Alpha amylase, producing the protein MTHYENTRGTKVMSDSLKTPRNLIYEIFVDRFANDDGDSPQLPPTSGPSYSVHAGGTLRGVVRRLEHIRRLGADAIYLTPIFRAPSNHKYDVACYDEVDPRFGGDAAFNELVTECRKHGLGLILDGVFNHLGREHPWFRKASADAECPEARYFLWLDHPNEYECWQSHGTLPELNLEHPDVQAALVTADNSVVRQWLRRGATGWRLDCANDLGPEMCRLITQTTQEENACDGTIGEVMAYAEDFARAGCLTGVMNYYFRSTVLALLSGEINAAQAATNFKRMVKSYDREVLLKSWNILASHDTPRLATLFPNRAQRKLAFCLAFAFCGVPMVYYGEEVSLRGERDPDNRRPMIWDENQWDEDLLGFIRRLAQLRAQSRALRMGTYVSLPQPAFPSVLAFARVAEHPADTFVLLANASDQEVQGRFFAPVTHLFDSLPLRDALEPNRITHMEGGSLRLSLGPWDVAMLRPEDSRQPRYSYFSGYAYSMGKFQ; encoded by the coding sequence TTGACTCACTACGAAAATACGCGCGGGACTAAGGTGATGAGCGACAGCCTGAAGACTCCAAGAAACCTTATCTACGAAATCTTTGTGGACCGATTCGCAAACGATGACGGCGATTCGCCGCAACTTCCCCCAACCAGCGGTCCGTCCTACAGTGTCCATGCGGGGGGCACATTACGTGGCGTCGTCAGACGGCTCGAACACATTCGGCGGCTGGGTGCGGATGCCATTTACCTGACACCTATTTTCCGCGCACCCTCGAACCACAAATACGATGTTGCCTGCTATGATGAGGTTGATCCGAGATTCGGGGGGGATGCTGCATTTAACGAGCTTGTGACTGAGTGCCGTAAGCACGGCCTGGGCCTCATTCTCGATGGGGTGTTTAATCACCTTGGGCGTGAACATCCGTGGTTCCGCAAAGCTTCAGCCGACGCCGAGTGTCCCGAAGCCCGTTATTTCCTGTGGCTTGATCATCCCAACGAGTACGAATGTTGGCAAAGTCACGGCACGTTACCGGAGTTGAATTTGGAGCACCCTGACGTTCAAGCGGCTCTCGTCACCGCAGATAACTCTGTCGTTCGCCAGTGGCTACGCCGTGGTGCTACTGGTTGGCGTTTAGACTGCGCAAATGATCTTGGACCAGAGATGTGTCGCCTGATCACGCAAACCACCCAAGAAGAAAACGCGTGCGATGGGACGATTGGAGAAGTCATGGCGTACGCCGAAGACTTTGCGCGAGCTGGGTGCCTGACCGGGGTTATGAACTATTACTTCCGTAGCACCGTCTTGGCGCTTCTATCCGGGGAGATCAACGCGGCCCAAGCGGCGACAAACTTCAAACGGATGGTGAAATCCTATGATCGGGAGGTGCTCCTCAAATCATGGAACATTTTAGCAAGCCATGATACGCCAAGGCTTGCGACATTGTTCCCAAATCGTGCGCAACGCAAACTGGCGTTCTGTCTCGCATTTGCGTTTTGTGGAGTGCCTATGGTGTATTACGGAGAAGAGGTCAGCTTGCGGGGCGAGCGCGATCCGGATAACCGCCGCCCGATGATCTGGGACGAGAACCAATGGGATGAAGATTTACTTGGTTTTATCAGAAGGCTTGCCCAACTTCGTGCCCAATCACGTGCGCTGCGCATGGGCACGTATGTATCCCTACCGCAACCGGCATTTCCATCCGTTTTGGCCTTTGCGCGCGTTGCGGAGCATCCAGCAGACACATTCGTCCTTTTGGCAAATGCCTCTGATCAGGAGGTTCAGGGACGTTTTTTTGCTCCCGTCACCCACCTTTTTGATTCGCTACCCCTGCGTGATGCTCTTGAGCCCAACCGCATCACACACATGGAAGGGGGAAGCCTCCGTTTGTCTTTAGGACCTTGGGACGTGGCAATGTTGAGGCCAGAAGATTCGCGGCAGCCGAGATATAGCTATTTCAGTGGTTATGCGTATTCGATGGGGAAGTTTCAGTGA